From one Humulus lupulus chromosome 8, drHumLupu1.1, whole genome shotgun sequence genomic stretch:
- the LOC133793546 gene encoding probable F-box protein At4g22030, producing the protein MSALQASSFKLSSSSSSSSTSSRGTINAASNVPKLPNVRFTVPKQSSKQLVIEELNNLKQGFNNQNNEFNDRHDNDSTSTSTITAQLYAILEAVNDRVQMHDNMGQQRDNWNTLLLNSINIITLTASTIACIAVAAAPGTTLLALNVSSTLLYIAAAGMLLVMNKLQPSQLAEEQRNASRLFRQIKTQIETNLALRSPTEYDVEKYMDKVLSLDRAYPLPLIGAMLEKFPQKYEPATWWPAKRSKKGQNEFFQAGKKSNNGWNETLEEVIRETIQVAKTKDREDYERLGNLLLKINKVLAISGPLLTGIAAVSSPFVGHGLWGGVLAVTAGCLASAVNAVQHGAQVGMVFEMYRNCGGAFKLMEDEIEATIAEEDFEKRENGELFQMKLALQLGRSLSQMKELSAISISSRVNGTTVDEFASKLF; encoded by the coding sequence ATGTCAGCTTTACAAGCTTCATCTTTCaaactctcttcttcttcttcttcttcctccaccTCTTCAAGGGGAACTATCAATGCCGCTAGCAATGTCCCAAAGCTTCCAAATGTCCGTTTTACAGTTCCAAAACAATCATCTAAGCAACTAGTTATTGAAGAATTGAATAACTTAAAGCAAGGATTCAACAACCAGAACAACGAGTTCAATGACCGTCATGACAACGATTCCACATCTACATCAACCATTACAGCCCAGCTCTACGCCATACTCGAGGCCGTCAACGACAGAGTGCAGATGCACGATAACATGGGCCAGCAGCGAGACAACTGGAACACCCTTCTGTTAAACTCCATCAACATAATCACTCTAACAGCTTCAACCATCGCCTGTATCGCGGTGGCAGCGGCTCCTGGAACAACCCTTTTGGCTTTGAACGTTTCTTCGACTCTGTTGTACATCGCTGCCGCCGGGATGTTGCTGGTGATGAACAAACTTCAGCCGTCTCAACTCGCCGAGGAACAACGTAACGCTTCCAGATTATTCAGACAAATCAAGACCCAGATAGAAACTAACCTTGCTCTACGTTCTCCAACCGAGTATGACGTTGAAAAGTACATGGATAAGGTCTTGTCTCTAGATAGAGCGTATCCACTTCCCTTGATTGGAGCCATGCTTGAAAAGTTTCCACAAAAGTATGAGCCAGCTACTTGGTGGCCAGCGAAACGATCCAAAAAGGGCCAAAACGAATTTTTTCAAGCGGGAAAGAAGAGCAATAATGGTTGGAATGAGACCCTTGAGGAAGTAATTCGAGAGACTATTCAAGTTGCGAAGACAAAAGATAGAGAAGATTACGAGAGATTGGGAAACTTGCTTttgaaaataaacaaagtttTGGCAATCTCAGGGCCTTTGCTTACTGGCATTGCTGCCGTTAGTTCTCCGTTTGTGGGACATGGATTGTGGGGAGGTGTTCTGGCAGTGACTGCCGGATGTCTAGCAAGCGCCGTTAACGCAGTTCAGCATGGTGCACAAGTAGGGATGGTGTTCGAAATGTACAGAAACTGTGGAGGTGCTTTCAAGCTTATGGAAGATGAAATTGAGGCTACCATTGCAGAAGAAGACTTTGAGAAAAGAGAAAATGGGGAGTTGTTTCAAATGAAATTGGCTTTGCAGTTGGGTAGAAGCTTGTCGCAGATGAAAGAACTTTCTGCAATTTCTATTTCGTCTCGTGTTAATGGAACTACCGTCGACGAATTCGCTAGCAAGCTTTTCTGA